A single Anopheles maculipalpis chromosome 3RL, idAnoMacuDA_375_x, whole genome shotgun sequence DNA region contains:
- the LOC126565599 gene encoding transcription initiation factor TFIID subunit 13 produces MTANPPEEGFDQAEFEDDELGEVQIETSSGRKRLFSKELRCMMYGFGDDQNPYTESVDLLEDLVVEFITEMTHRAMEIGRTGRVQVEDIVFLVRKNSRKYARVKDLLTMNEELKRARKAFDEVKYVGAEAKIK; encoded by the exons ATGACCGCTAACCCACCGGAAGAAGGATTCGACCAAGCAGAG TTCGAAGATGACGAGCTTGGTGAGGTACAGATCGAAACATCATCCGGACGCAAGCGTCTTTTTAGCAAGGAGTTGCGCTGCATGATGTACGGCTTCGGGGACGATCAGAATCCGTACACGGAAAGTGTCGATCTGCTGGAAGATTTGGTGGTCGAATTCATCACGGAAATGACACACCGAGCGATGGAAATCGGGCGCACTGGTCGTGTGCAGGTGGAGGACATTGTGTTTCTGGTACGGAAAAATTCACGTAAATATGCTCGCGTGAAGGATCTGCTAACAATGAACGAAGAGCTGAAACGGGCACGAAAGGCGTTCGATGAGGTGAAGTATGTCGGGGCGGAAGcaaaaattaagtaa
- the LOC126564228 gene encoding protein nessun dorma — MEVYEFKKNFLTRLLETTNVLNGGGTNIPASAIRSEWINFVEVAVEPTGWQALWKASRPVCEQLAVKYPLVVLGTVDQVLFDELKAIFIIEAIQDDDVHLPEEQIAVDLEELWPLREQNNPALNVNITADCIDKLRFFYQHLWMPWDNDAEDEHHSWLDKHLESRIRFCHDLKNKAMSRQLSSHALALLAEARYIQRKRDFIEHELSEEEQDLEAEEEEDNETSILKDNRSSELLQLNLRLNTIKNEITILENPVMRGVFEKVRFGGVGGKSKGSTPMSYIVTRAVPMDEQLTYLQSAKELMDAKISVKMCDSLQHALDHCSPDSAIYLPHGTRQDIKFLEYLSGGGSFRGVSNVSFVEEYDLATKMNPVIVSKNDDSVLLTIDGDFTLENIRLDCSNVRTGVVIKQGNIVFRNCCLTGDPSSSTKQGIVIFGNCTITFDRCVIKEFSTGIYSNHDCTINLLNTTVSHCMTGLETLDQCQILFRSTSIKNCSQYGVLLEDFNEDAENNQQGNRSQVFEDFNMIDREEFTFEGSCEFGQNAKGNFVIRKGFSERFNSSCFVDEDATQQPEVWNDGLEDSSICDVTNVSFSANYLEATKLSSTKHIRPSMGITDWPADASEKEEEDSRTASDTGVSDSISRSEGEEEFDEENTIKENVKQSLCEVKNQEESSASEQGLDGCEDQIIEIDDTVIEID; from the coding sequence ATGGAAGTGTACGAGTTTAAGAAAAATTTCCTCACCCGTCTGCTGGAAACGACCAACGTCCTCAACGGAGGCGGTACCAACATCCCTGCATCCGCAATCCGTTCCGAGTGGATAAATTTCGTGGAAGTGGCTGTGGAACCGACGGGCTGGCAAGCGCTCTGGAAAGCATCGCGTCCGGTCTGTGAACAGCTGGCTGTAAAGTATCCGCTCGTCGTGCTCGGTACGGTCGATCAGGTGTTGTTCGATGAGCTGAAAGCAATCTTTATCATCGAAGCAATCCAAGACGATGATGTACACCTGCCGGAGGAACAGATTGCGGTGGATTTAGAGGAGCTATGGCCATTGCGCGAACAGAATAATCCCGCACTGAACGTTAACATTACGGCGGATTGTATTGATAAGTTGCGATTTTTCTATCAACATCTGTGGATGCCGTGGGATAATGATGCTGAGGATGAGCATCATAGTTGGCTCGATAAGCACCTGGAGTCACGGATACGGTTTTGTCACGATCTGAAGAATAAGGCGATGTCCCGGCAGCTTTCATCGCACGCTTTGGCGCTGCTCGCTGAAGCACGTTACATCCAGCGTAAGCGAGACTTTATTGAGCACGAGTTAAGCGAGGAGGAACAGGACCTGGAAgcagaggaagaggaggataATGAGACGTCGATTCTGAAGGACAATCGATCGAGTGAGCTGCTGCAGTTGAATTTACGTTTGAATACGATCAAGAATGAGATTACCATCTTGGAGAATCCGGTCATGCGTGGTGTCTTCGAGAAGGTTCggtttggtggtgttggtgggaaGAGCAAAGGATCTACTCCCATGTCTTACATCGTCACACGGGCTGTCCCAATGGATGAGCAGCTTACCTATCTGCAGAGCGCAAAGGAGCTTATGGATGCAAAGATTTCCGTCAAGATGTGTGACTCTCTACAACACGCACTCGATCATTGCAGTCCAGACAGTGCAATATATTTACCACACGGCACACGGCAGGACATCAAATTTCTCGAATATCTCAGCGGAGGAGGATCGTTCCGGGGTGTAAGCAACGTTTCGTTCGTGGAGGAATACGATCTAGCTACCAAGATGAATCCGGTGATCGTTTCCAAAAACGATGACAGCGTGCTCCTAACGATCGATGGTGATTTTACGCTGGAAAACATCCGGCTCGATTGTTCGAACGTGCGCACCGGTGTGGTCATCAAGCAAGGTAACATCGTCTTCCGCAACTGCTGCTTGACCGGGGATCCGAGCTCCAGCACAAAGCAGGGCATTGTGATCTTTGGCAACTGTACGATCACGTTCGATCGGTGTGTGATCAAGGAGTTTTCTACTGGCATCTACAGCAATCACGATTGTACAATTAATCTGCTAAACACCACCGTCAGCCACTGCATGACGGGACTGGAAACGCTCGATCAGTGTCAAATTCTGTTCCGTTCCACCAGCATAAAGAACTGCTCGCAATATGGAGTACTGTTGGAAGATTTTAACGAGGATGCCGAAAACAATCAGCAAGGAAATCGATCGCAGGTGTTTGAGGATTTCAACATGATCGATCGGGAAGAGTTTACGTTCGAGGGAAGCTGTGAGTTTGGGCAGAACGCGAAAGGCAACTTTGTCATCCGCAAGGGCTTTAGCGAACGGTTCAATAGTTCGTGCTTTGTCGATGAGGATGCCACCCAGCAGCCCGAAGTTTGGAATGACGGTTTGGAGGATTCTTCAATCTGCGACGTTACGAATGTAAGTTTTTCTGCCAATTATCTTGAAGCTACTAAACTTTCCTCAACCAAGCACATACGGCCGTCGATGGGCATAACGGATTGGCCGGCGGACGCGAGCgagaaggaggaggaagatAGTCGCACCGCCAGCGATACGGGTGTGTCGGATTCGATAAGCCGGtcggaaggagaagaagagtTTGATGAAGAAAACACCATTAAGGAAAATGTTAAGCAATCGTTGTGTGAAGTGAAGAATCAAGAAGAATCGAGCGCAAGCGAGCAGGGGCTGGATGGTTGTGAAGATCAGATTATAGAGATTGATGATACGGTTATTGAAATCGATTGA